Proteins encoded within one genomic window of Flavobacterium gilvum:
- a CDS encoding nucleotide sugar dehydrogenase, with the protein MNTDIKIAVIGLGYVGLPLARLFATQFSVVGFDINVSRVEALQSGTDSTLEVDDETLQKVLVQNPTDQKGLYCTSQIADIADCTYYIVTVPTPVDKNNRPNLSPLYKSSEAVGSVLKKGDIVIYESTVYPGVTEEECVPVLEKVSGLQFNVDFFAGYSPERINPGDKEHTVEKILKITSGSTPEIGQRVNELYQSVITAGTHLAPSIKVAEAAKVIENSQRDINIAFVNELAKIFNLLDIDTSAVLKAAATKWNFLPFKPGLVGGHCIGVDPYYLAQKAQEKGYHPEIILAGRRLNDSMGEYVASQVVKLMIKKGVTINGASLLMLGITFKENCPDVRNTKIVDVVKALEDYGIQVTIFDPWANPAAVLHEYGITMVNEKPKTTFDAVVLGVAHAQFRTMDITSLRKELSVLYDVKGVLTDGVDGKL; encoded by the coding sequence TTGAATACAGATATAAAAATTGCAGTAATAGGTTTGGGTTATGTAGGTTTGCCTTTGGCTCGATTGTTTGCTACGCAATTTTCTGTTGTGGGATTCGATATCAATGTGTCAAGGGTTGAGGCTTTGCAATCGGGTACAGACAGTACTCTTGAAGTTGATGATGAAACGTTGCAAAAAGTGTTGGTTCAAAATCCGACAGACCAAAAAGGCTTATATTGTACTTCGCAAATTGCAGACATCGCCGATTGTACATATTATATTGTTACAGTTCCAACTCCTGTAGACAAAAATAATCGCCCTAATTTATCGCCATTATACAAATCCAGTGAAGCGGTAGGGTCTGTCCTGAAAAAAGGGGATATTGTGATTTATGAGTCGACTGTTTATCCTGGAGTGACCGAAGAAGAATGTGTTCCTGTTTTGGAAAAAGTCTCGGGATTGCAATTCAATGTGGATTTTTTTGCAGGATATTCACCCGAAAGAATTAATCCAGGCGACAAAGAACATACTGTGGAAAAAATTTTAAAGATAACTTCGGGATCCACACCTGAGATTGGTCAAAGAGTAAACGAATTGTATCAATCGGTTATTACTGCTGGTACACATCTTGCCCCTTCGATAAAGGTGGCTGAAGCCGCTAAAGTTATAGAAAACTCCCAAAGAGATATCAATATTGCCTTTGTTAATGAATTGGCGAAAATTTTCAATCTTTTGGATATTGATACAAGTGCAGTTTTAAAGGCCGCCGCAACCAAATGGAATTTTTTGCCATTTAAACCAGGTTTAGTTGGAGGGCATTGCATAGGAGTAGATCCCTATTATTTAGCACAAAAAGCGCAGGAAAAAGGTTATCATCCGGAAATAATATTGGCAGGACGTCGTTTGAATGATAGTATGGGTGAATATGTAGCTTCTCAGGTGGTGAAGCTAATGATCAAAAAAGGTGTGACTATCAATGGCGCTAGTTTATTAATGCTAGGAATTACTTTTAAGGAAAATTGCCCCGATGTACGAAATACCAAAATAGTAGATGTGGTAAAAGCATTAGAAGATTATGGTATTCAAGTGACTATTTTTGATCCATGGGCAAATCCCGCAGCCGTATTGCATGAATATGGAATAACGATGGTGAATGAGAAGCCAAAAACCACTTTTGATGCTGTTGTTTTGGGAGTAGCCCATGCACAATTTAGGACAATGGATATAACTTCTTTGAGAAAAGAACTTAGTGTGCTTTATGATGTTAAAGGTGTTTTGACTGATGGTGTAGATGGGAAGCTTTGA
- a CDS encoding UDP-glucose 6-dehydrogenase, protein MEITKICCIGAGYVGGPTMAVIAQKCPQIQVTVVDLNTERILAWNDKNTENIPIYEPGLSEIVAEARGRNLFFSTDVEKAIDEAQIIFISVNTPTKTYGKGKGMAADLKYIELCARQIAKVAKGDKIVVEKSTLPVRTAEAIKSILDSTGNGVQFQILSNPEFLAEGTAVQDLLSPDRILIGGDYSVEGQKAIKALVDVYSNWVSPEKILTTNVWSSELSKLTANAFLAQRISSINAMSELCEKTGADVNEVARAIGMDSRIGSKFLKASVGFGGSCFQKDILNLVYIAKSYGLNEVADYWEQVIIMNDHQKRRFSNNIVQTLYNTVADKKITFLGWAFKKDTNDTRESAAIYVADDLINEHAKIAVFDPKVSRKKILSDLDYLETRTLEENEKSIFTSEDPYLSCEKAHAIAVLTEWDEFVHYDWQKIYDGMQKPAFVFDGRNILDKTKLEAIGFVYQAIGS, encoded by the coding sequence ATGGAAATTACAAAGATTTGTTGCATCGGGGCAGGCTATGTCGGAGGTCCTACGATGGCAGTAATAGCACAAAAATGCCCACAGATTCAAGTTACGGTTGTCGATTTGAATACAGAAAGAATTTTAGCATGGAATGATAAAAACACCGAAAATATTCCAATTTATGAACCGGGATTATCAGAAATTGTAGCTGAAGCGAGGGGAAGAAATTTGTTTTTTTCTACTGATGTTGAAAAAGCAATTGATGAAGCTCAAATCATTTTTATATCGGTAAATACACCAACCAAAACCTACGGAAAAGGAAAAGGGATGGCTGCTGATTTGAAATACATTGAATTGTGTGCCAGGCAGATTGCTAAAGTTGCTAAAGGTGATAAAATTGTTGTTGAGAAATCGACTTTGCCGGTACGTACGGCTGAAGCGATTAAAAGTATCCTTGATTCTACAGGAAATGGAGTGCAGTTTCAGATTCTTTCCAATCCAGAATTTTTGGCTGAAGGAACTGCTGTTCAGGATTTATTAAGTCCAGACCGAATTTTGATTGGAGGAGATTATTCAGTAGAAGGACAAAAAGCGATTAAGGCTTTGGTTGATGTGTATTCCAATTGGGTAAGTCCAGAAAAAATATTAACTACAAATGTTTGGTCTTCGGAATTATCAAAATTGACTGCCAATGCTTTTTTGGCACAAAGAATTTCATCCATTAATGCAATGTCTGAGCTTTGCGAAAAAACAGGTGCCGATGTGAATGAGGTTGCAAGAGCTATTGGAATGGACAGCCGAATTGGTTCTAAATTCCTGAAAGCTTCGGTTGGATTTGGGGGATCTTGTTTCCAAAAAGACATTTTGAATTTGGTTTATATCGCAAAATCATACGGGTTGAATGAAGTAGCCGATTATTGGGAACAGGTAATTATTATGAATGACCATCAAAAGCGCCGTTTTTCAAATAATATTGTGCAAACGCTTTATAATACCGTAGCTGATAAAAAGATTACTTTTTTGGGTTGGGCTTTCAAGAAAGATACCAACGATACCCGAGAATCAGCAGCTATTTACGTCGCTGATGATTTGATTAATGAACACGCTAAAATTGCAGTGTTCGACCCGAAAGTATCCCGAAAAAAAATACTTTCCGATTTGGATTATCTGGAAACGAGAACTTTAGAAGAAAATGAAAAAAGTATATTTACTTCTGAGGATCCTTATCTTTCTTGTGAAAAAGCCCATGCAATCGCGGTACTTACCGAATGGGATGAATTTGTACATTATGATTGGCAAAAGATATATGACGGAATGCAAAAACCCGCTTTTGTTTTTGACGGAAGAAATATTTTGGATAAAACAAAATTAGAAGCTATCGGTTTTGTTTATCAGGCTATTGGTTCTTGA
- a CDS encoding SDR family oxidoreductase, which translates to MTGNNKKKILITGGAGFIGSNLCEYFLSKEYQVVCLDNFATGHRHNLKDFIDDKDFNLIEGDIRSLDTCQKAVEGVDYVLHQAALGSVPRSINDPITSNDVNVSGFLNMLVASRDANVKRFVYAASSSTYGDSVGLPKVEDVIGKPLSPYAITKYVNELYAEIFSRTYGLETIGLRYFNVFGRKQDPNGAYAAVIPKFVMQLMQHESPKINGDGNYSRDFTYIDNVIQMNELAMTTENPEAVNTVYNTAYGDRNTLNDLVGYLKKYLAEYDSKIAEVTIEYGPNRAGDIPHSLASIDKAKTILGYNPKFSLQEGLKEAVGWYWNNLSR; encoded by the coding sequence ATGACAGGAAATAATAAAAAGAAAATATTGATTACGGGAGGTGCCGGATTTATTGGGTCTAATTTATGTGAATATTTTTTGTCCAAAGAATACCAAGTGGTTTGCTTGGATAATTTTGCTACAGGGCATCGTCATAATTTAAAAGACTTTATAGATGACAAAGATTTTAATTTAATAGAAGGTGATATTCGTAGTCTGGATACTTGTCAAAAGGCTGTAGAAGGAGTTGATTATGTGTTGCATCAAGCAGCATTGGGTTCTGTGCCCCGGTCAATAAATGACCCTATTACGTCCAATGATGTCAATGTTTCCGGGTTCTTGAATATGTTGGTAGCTTCTCGTGATGCCAATGTAAAACGATTTGTTTATGCTGCCAGTTCTTCGACCTATGGTGACTCTGTGGGTTTGCCAAAGGTGGAAGATGTGATTGGGAAACCACTTTCTCCTTATGCCATAACGAAATATGTAAACGAATTGTATGCCGAAATTTTCAGCAGAACTTACGGGCTAGAAACTATCGGTCTGCGTTATTTTAATGTATTTGGACGCAAACAAGATCCTAATGGAGCTTATGCGGCGGTTATCCCAAAATTTGTTATGCAATTGATGCAACATGAAAGTCCCAAAATAAATGGAGATGGAAATTATTCAAGGGATTTTACTTATATTGATAATGTCATTCAGATGAATGAATTGGCAATGACAACAGAAAATCCTGAAGCGGTAAATACCGTTTACAATACCGCTTATGGTGATCGCAATACTTTAAATGATTTGGTAGGTTATTTAAAGAAATATTTGGCAGAATATGATTCAAAAATTGCCGAAGTTACAATTGAATATGGACCTAACAGAGCAGGTGACATTCCTCATTCATTGGCTAGTATTGATAAGGCAAAAACTATTTTAGGTTATAATCCAAAATTTTCTTTACAGGAAGGGCTCAAAGAAGCAGTGGGTTGGTATTGGAATAATCTTAGTAGATAG
- a CDS encoding polysaccharide biosynthesis tyrosine autokinase, whose product MLDIKDFTVFENQPTFDFKGFLIKILSYWKWFLLSLTIAFVIAYQINIRKEKIYGIETLISVKEETNPLFTSSTNLVFNWGGASDQMQTISTTLQSRSHNELVVDKLQFYIDYLVQGKYNLVDAYGAVPFHVEIDKKQGQLAGNLIKVKFITENEYEIRVPFDGTSVSVIHYSDNSYGTTSVVEGEFVKRYKVGQKVSLPFLNWTLQINDKPGLYKGNEYFVRFNDFDGTVSGYRNINVKTDDRGSSIITLGMQGTNKARMVEYLNATVNMLIKRQLDSKNQFATNTINFIDSTLVAMESQLKQTGDELKSFRKGKNIYDVEGGGAEKFSNKILDFDVEKDAINRKMAYYNSLKSYLKNSVDYSKLPAPSVAGIEDPNIVVNVSKLIALSTQRSEMAYAVKSEKIFRDFDNQMEAIKNVLLENIGTAKSSLEYDLAMVQSKVNQAESKIKRFPDDQQELIKIKRKYDLNDNIYSTFLQKRSEADIVKAANLSDIHFIDPAKDIGGGLIGPKTGVNYVLALFLGLLIPLLIIIVLYFINNSIQNPDDISKLTNIPVIGIVGVNLDQNNLAVFEKPKSALSESFRAIRSSLQFLYKKNNVDGAKTLMITSSVSGEGKTFCSINIATVFALSEKKTVIVGMDLRKPRLFDEFNLTNTVGVVNYLIKDKNLDEIVNHTPVPFLDVIFSGPVPPNPSELILGDAMKELMEELKAKYDYIILDTPPVGLVADSLELDQYCDVSLYIVRQNFTKKGMITLLNNRISREELHNTSIILNGFENKAKYGGGYGYGYGYGSGNYSSGYHEVEKEKSFVEKIMSRKK is encoded by the coding sequence ATGTTAGATATTAAGGATTTTACGGTTTTCGAAAATCAGCCTACTTTTGATTTTAAGGGGTTTTTAATCAAGATATTGAGTTATTGGAAATGGTTTTTACTGTCTTTAACCATTGCATTTGTAATTGCCTATCAGATAAATATCCGAAAGGAGAAAATTTATGGAATTGAGACATTAATTTCGGTTAAGGAAGAAACCAATCCGCTTTTTACATCAAGTACCAATTTGGTTTTCAACTGGGGAGGAGCTTCAGATCAAATGCAGACCATTTCCACCACATTGCAATCCCGTTCTCATAACGAGTTGGTAGTAGATAAGTTGCAGTTTTATATCGATTATTTGGTGCAGGGAAAATACAATCTTGTCGATGCTTATGGAGCCGTTCCGTTTCATGTCGAGATTGATAAAAAACAGGGGCAACTTGCTGGAAACCTTATAAAAGTTAAGTTTATCACTGAAAATGAGTATGAAATTAGAGTTCCATTTGATGGGACATCGGTTTCAGTTATCCATTATTCAGACAATAGTTATGGTACCACTTCGGTTGTAGAAGGTGAATTTGTGAAACGATATAAAGTGGGACAAAAAGTGTCTTTGCCATTTTTGAACTGGACTTTGCAAATAAACGATAAGCCGGGACTTTATAAGGGAAATGAGTACTTTGTGCGATTTAATGATTTTGACGGAACGGTTTCGGGTTACAGAAATATTAATGTTAAAACTGATGATAGAGGGAGTTCTATCATTACTTTGGGAATGCAGGGTACCAATAAAGCCCGAATGGTTGAATATCTGAATGCAACCGTAAATATGCTGATAAAAAGGCAGTTGGATAGTAAAAACCAATTTGCGACCAACACTATTAATTTTATTGACAGTACACTTGTCGCTATGGAATCCCAACTAAAACAAACGGGTGACGAGTTGAAATCTTTCAGAAAAGGTAAAAATATTTACGATGTTGAAGGTGGTGGAGCCGAAAAATTTTCGAATAAAATCCTTGATTTTGATGTTGAAAAAGATGCCATAAACCGTAAAATGGCTTATTATAATTCCTTAAAATCGTATCTAAAAAACAGTGTTGATTATTCAAAATTACCAGCACCTTCTGTTGCGGGAATTGAGGATCCAAATATTGTTGTCAATGTGTCCAAATTAATAGCACTTTCTACTCAACGATCGGAGATGGCTTATGCTGTAAAAAGCGAAAAAATATTCAGGGATTTTGACAATCAGATGGAAGCCATCAAAAACGTTTTGCTTGAAAATATTGGCACGGCAAAATCATCTCTAGAATATGATTTGGCCATGGTACAGAGCAAAGTGAATCAGGCTGAGAGTAAGATTAAACGATTTCCAGATGATCAGCAAGAATTAATAAAAATCAAAAGAAAATACGATTTAAATGATAATATTTATAGCACTTTTCTTCAAAAGCGAAGTGAGGCTGATATTGTAAAAGCGGCCAATCTTTCGGATATTCATTTTATTGATCCGGCCAAAGATATTGGTGGAGGACTTATTGGACCAAAGACTGGAGTGAATTATGTTTTGGCACTTTTTCTGGGGTTGCTGATTCCTTTATTGATTATTATTGTTTTGTATTTTATAAACAATAGTATCCAAAATCCAGATGATATCAGCAAATTGACAAATATTCCTGTAATTGGAATTGTGGGGGTAAATTTGGATCAAAATAATTTGGCTGTATTCGAAAAGCCAAAGTCGGCATTATCAGAATCTTTCAGGGCGATTCGTTCTTCGTTGCAATTTTTGTATAAAAAGAATAATGTGGATGGAGCCAAGACATTGATGATAACTTCATCGGTAAGTGGGGAAGGGAAAACATTTTGTTCGATAAATATTGCTACGGTTTTTGCTTTAAGCGAAAAAAAGACTGTGATTGTGGGAATGGATTTGAGAAAACCCAGATTGTTTGATGAATTTAATCTGACAAATACGGTAGGGGTTGTTAATTATTTGATTAAAGACAAAAATCTAGATGAAATTGTGAATCATACTCCGGTTCCTTTTCTTGATGTTATATTTTCAGGACCTGTTCCGCCCAATCCATCTGAATTGATTTTAGGTGATGCAATGAAAGAATTAATGGAGGAATTAAAGGCAAAGTACGATTATATTATTTTGGATACTCCTCCTGTTGGGCTTGTGGCTGATTCATTGGAACTGGATCAGTATTGTGATGTTTCGTTGTATATAGTTAGACAAAATTTCACCAAAAAAGGAATGATAACATTGCTCAACAATAGAATAAGTCGCGAAGAACTTCATAATACGAGCATCATTTTGAATGGCTTTGAGAATAAAGCCAAGTATGGAGGTGGTTATGGTTATGGATATGGTTATGGAAGTGGTAATTATTCCAGTGGCTATCATGAGGTTGAAAAAGAGAAAAGTTTTGTCGAAAAAATTATGAGCAGGAAAAAATAG
- a CDS encoding polysaccharide biosynthesis/export family protein — protein sequence MNKRLLFIFLFISVLFTSCIPVKDLVYLQKKDNSSNEEAVTMIESKPYRLQTHDVLSISIKASDPKLVSIFNPTANGSETSQSESGLYFDGFTVDDHGNIRIPVLGEMNVLGFTLEEVRIKIEKQLLADYFKDNASIFVVVKLAGFRYTINGEVGSTGTKTLFQEKVNIMEAIANAGDITTTGDRKSVTIIRQTPNGTEMKDLDLTNINVMNSPYYFLQPNDYIYVKPLKQKTWGTGSTGLQSLTTLITLFSLLTSVFLLVKN from the coding sequence ATGAACAAACGTTTACTCTTTATTTTTCTATTTATCAGTGTGTTGTTTACATCCTGTATTCCGGTAAAAGATTTGGTTTATCTTCAAAAAAAAGATAATTCTTCTAATGAAGAAGCGGTTACAATGATAGAATCGAAACCTTATCGTTTGCAGACTCATGACGTGTTAAGTATTTCAATAAAAGCTTCGGATCCAAAACTTGTGTCTATTTTCAATCCGACCGCCAATGGTTCTGAAACCAGTCAATCAGAATCTGGATTGTATTTTGACGGTTTCACAGTTGATGATCATGGAAATATTCGGATTCCTGTTTTGGGAGAAATGAATGTTTTGGGATTTACTTTGGAAGAAGTTAGAATTAAAATTGAAAAACAACTCTTGGCTGACTATTTTAAAGATAACGCGAGCATTTTTGTGGTAGTAAAATTAGCCGGTTTTCGATATACTATAAACGGGGAAGTGGGCAGTACCGGTACCAAAACTCTGTTTCAGGAAAAAGTGAACATAATGGAAGCTATTGCCAATGCAGGTGATATAACCACCACTGGAGACAGGAAATCGGTGACTATTATAAGACAAACGCCAAACGGAACCGAGATGAAAGATTTGGATTTGACCAATATCAATGTGATGAACTCGCCGTATTATTTTTTGCAGCCTAATGATTATATCTACGTAAAACCACTCAAGCAAAAAACATGGGGGACAGGTAGTACGGGACTTCAGTCTTTGACAACACTTATTACATTGTTTTCATTATTAACTTCCGTTTTTTTGTTGGTTAAAAATTAA
- the recR gene encoding recombination mediator RecR gives MEFSSKLIEKAVNEMSQLPGIGKRTALRLVLHLLKQPKEQTTFLSQALVTMREEIKYCNSCHNISDSEVCEICANPSRNHQIICVVEDIRDVMAIENTGQFRGIYHVLGGKISPIDGVGPSQLTINSLVEKVKSEKVNEIIFALSSTMEGDTTNFYIYKQIADSSVIVSTIARGIAVGDELEYADEVTLGRSILQRVPFEKSLKTN, from the coding sequence ATGGAATTTTCATCAAAATTAATAGAGAAAGCAGTTAACGAGATGTCACAATTGCCCGGAATAGGCAAACGGACAGCTTTGCGATTGGTTTTGCATCTTTTAAAACAACCCAAAGAACAGACTACATTTTTGTCTCAAGCGTTGGTAACCATGCGGGAAGAAATCAAATATTGTAATAGCTGTCATAATATTTCAGATAGTGAAGTTTGTGAAATTTGTGCCAATCCAAGCCGAAACCATCAGATTATTTGTGTTGTAGAGGATATTCGGGATGTAATGGCCATCGAAAATACAGGTCAATTTAGAGGGATTTATCATGTTTTGGGAGGGAAAATTTCGCCAATTGACGGCGTGGGCCCGAGTCAGCTTACTATTAATTCATTGGTGGAGAAAGTTAAGTCCGAAAAAGTAAACGAGATAATATTTGCCCTGAGCTCAACAATGGAAGGGGATACGACCAATTTTTATATTTATAAGCAAATAGCTGATTCGTCAGTCATAGTTTCAACAATTGCAAGAGGGATTGCTGTTGGTGATGAGTTGGAATATGCAGATGAAGTAACTCTCGGTCGAAGTATATTGCAAAGAGTTCCTTTTGAAAAATCATTAAAAACAAATTAA
- a CDS encoding CoA-binding protein: MTKNKKTLVLGASIKQSRYAFLAIEKLVEKGHSVLAIGQNAGEVAGVKIQTKTIPLKNIDTVTLYLNPSHQRDYYNYIVEARPKRVLFNPGTENPEFYQLLELNNIKYETACTLVLLSINKY, encoded by the coding sequence ATGACAAAAAATAAAAAAACATTAGTTTTAGGAGCCTCAATAAAACAGTCCAGATATGCTTTTCTGGCTATTGAAAAATTGGTTGAAAAAGGTCATTCTGTTCTTGCGATTGGTCAAAATGCAGGAGAAGTGGCAGGGGTAAAAATCCAAACTAAAACAATTCCATTAAAAAACATCGATACCGTTACACTTTATCTTAATCCTTCTCATCAACGTGATTATTATAATTATATAGTTGAAGCAAGACCTAAACGCGTTTTGTTTAATCCCGGAACCGAAAATCCAGAGTTTTATCAATTGTTGGAGTTGAATAATATAAAGTATGAAACTGCCTGTACATTAGTTTTGCTGTCAATAAATAAGTATTAA
- a CDS encoding MarC family NAAT transporter, with amino-acid sequence MDLFIYLFVALFSVLNPIGTVPIFVGLTQNDSKQECSRISLWTSINVFLILIISFFIGKYVLNFFGISIDSLRIAGGLIIVSSGFSLLSGKFNKKRGINKKIENEAQKRNDIALTPLAMPMLAGPGSISLLIAFYQEHNATNELIVASLAIIAIAFTIFIILRSAHYLAQILGASGIVAISRIVGFIVVAIGIQYIVSALINIVKGNLM; translated from the coding sequence ATGGATTTATTTATTTACTTATTTGTAGCATTATTCTCGGTATTAAATCCAATAGGAACAGTTCCGATTTTTGTTGGTCTTACCCAAAACGATTCAAAACAGGAATGCTCCAGAATTTCATTATGGACTTCGATAAACGTATTCTTGATTTTGATTATTTCATTTTTTATTGGAAAATATGTTTTGAATTTCTTCGGAATTAGCATTGATTCTTTAAGAATTGCTGGCGGATTAATCATCGTGAGTTCGGGGTTTTCTTTGCTTTCGGGAAAATTCAACAAAAAAAGGGGAATCAATAAAAAGATTGAAAACGAAGCCCAGAAAAGAAATGATATCGCCTTAACTCCTTTGGCTATGCCAATGCTTGCAGGACCCGGCTCCATCTCTTTATTGATTGCATTTTATCAAGAACATAATGCTACCAACGAACTTATAGTTGCCTCATTGGCAATAATAGCAATCGCCTTCACAATTTTCATTATTCTTAGGAGTGCACATTATCTGGCCCAAATACTTGGAGCTTCGGGCATCGTTGCCATTTCAAGAATTGTTGGTTTTATTGTTGTCGCGATTGGTATCCAATACATCGTAAGTGCTCTTATCAATATCGTAAAAGGTAATTTGATGTAG